A single window of Pseudarthrobacter psychrotolerans DNA harbors:
- a CDS encoding site-specific integrase, protein MRVSKVLDPASNAVSFTLIGVNGVVEPAERYLRYLAETERSPNTIKAHAHDLKDWFVFLGEHGLDWQSVKLEDVGAFIRWLRRPPDMRGQVFSVLPSIGHHCGEATVNRKLSTVSIFYQHAARHGLDLGELITCWDPGARQGGWKPFLHHISKGAAKQRRAVKLPVTSRIPRLLAPDEVQSILDSCGHLRDRLLFALLHDAGIRIGEALGLRHEDIAVPEREITVRRRDNTNGARTKSPHSRTIPVTVELIRLYADYLDVEYGDLDSDYVFVNLWGRPYGQAITYAAVHDLVRRLRRQTGVAFDPHSFRHTYATRLLRENVPIEVVSKLLGHASLTTTVKTYAHISSDDARRALADAGWFASRTVTL, encoded by the coding sequence ATGAGGGTATCGAAGGTGTTGGATCCGGCAAGCAATGCGGTGTCGTTCACGCTGATCGGCGTGAACGGCGTGGTGGAACCGGCAGAGCGGTACCTCCGGTATCTGGCCGAGACCGAGCGGTCACCGAACACGATCAAAGCCCACGCCCACGATTTGAAGGACTGGTTCGTCTTCCTGGGCGAACACGGGCTCGACTGGCAGTCGGTGAAGCTGGAAGACGTGGGGGCGTTCATCAGGTGGCTGCGACGTCCGCCGGACATGCGCGGGCAGGTCTTTTCGGTGCTTCCGTCGATCGGGCACCATTGCGGCGAGGCGACGGTGAACCGCAAGCTTTCCACCGTTTCGATCTTTTATCAGCATGCTGCCCGCCATGGCCTTGACCTCGGAGAGCTGATCACGTGCTGGGACCCCGGCGCCCGCCAGGGAGGGTGGAAGCCCTTCCTGCACCACATCAGCAAGGGCGCGGCGAAACAGCGCCGGGCGGTGAAACTTCCTGTGACGTCAAGGATTCCCCGCCTGCTGGCCCCCGACGAGGTCCAAAGCATCCTGGATTCGTGCGGCCATCTCCGGGACCGACTGCTGTTCGCGCTGCTCCATGACGCCGGTATCCGGATCGGTGAGGCCCTGGGGCTCCGGCATGAGGACATCGCCGTCCCCGAACGGGAAATCACTGTCCGCCGGCGCGACAACACCAATGGTGCGCGCACGAAATCGCCGCATTCCCGCACCATCCCCGTCACCGTCGAACTGATCCGGCTGTATGCCGACTACCTCGACGTCGAATACGGCGACCTGGATTCTGACTACGTCTTCGTCAACCTGTGGGGCCGGCCCTACGGGCAGGCCATCACATATGCCGCCGTCCACGACCTGGTGCGGCGGCTCCGGCGGCAGACGGGCGTCGCGTTTGATCCGCACTCGTTCCGGCACACCTATGCCACCCGGCTGCTGCGGGAGAACGTCCCGATCGAGGTGGTCTCCAAACTGTTGGGCCATGCGAGCCTGACGACGACGGTCAAGACCTATGCCCATATCTCCAGCGATGATGCCCGCCGCGCACTGGCCGATGCTGGCTGGTTCGCCTCCAGAACGGTGACACTATGA
- a CDS encoding GNAT family N-acetyltransferase, translating to MDAAWPAPDREESDGWVLRAASGVTQRANSVWPREPEGDTRQQHEALRAARLWYRGRRLPLIFQVFDDPRSTGLNAILDGEGFTRQSETLVMCRINGAQAADQPAARPAVTRPAVAQPGVEISTDPSDEWLDLWWSVDGRGGPEERETARSIVAGCPSIYALVRSDDGVPAAVGRLALSPTGEAGGSWGGLYCVATRPDARRRGHALRIMQALLHEGAACDLAGYWLLVTAVNSGAQQLYAKAGFRVVGRYLYRQERPKRHLTGC from the coding sequence ATGGACGCCGCTTGGCCGGCCCCGGACCGCGAGGAATCCGACGGCTGGGTTCTTCGGGCGGCCTCCGGCGTGACCCAGCGAGCCAATTCGGTCTGGCCGCGCGAGCCGGAGGGCGATACCCGCCAGCAGCACGAGGCTTTGCGTGCGGCACGGCTCTGGTACCGCGGCCGGCGGTTGCCGCTGATTTTCCAGGTCTTCGATGATCCCCGCTCCACCGGACTCAATGCCATCCTCGACGGGGAAGGCTTCACCCGGCAGTCCGAAACGCTGGTGATGTGCCGGATCAACGGCGCGCAGGCGGCGGACCAACCTGCGGCTCGACCTGCGGTGACCCGACCTGCAGTGGCCCAGCCCGGCGTCGAGATCTCCACGGACCCCAGCGATGAGTGGCTGGACCTGTGGTGGAGCGTGGATGGCCGCGGCGGCCCGGAGGAGCGTGAGACCGCACGTAGCATCGTGGCAGGCTGCCCGTCGATTTATGCATTGGTGAGGTCCGACGACGGCGTCCCCGCCGCCGTCGGCAGGCTCGCGCTCTCTCCCACCGGGGAGGCAGGAGGCAGTTGGGGCGGGCTGTACTGCGTGGCCACCCGCCCGGACGCCCGGCGGCGCGGCCATGCCCTGCGGATCATGCAGGCACTCCTGCATGAAGGCGCCGCGTGCGACCTGGCAGGCTACTGGCTGCTGGTCACCGCAGTGAACTCCGGAGCCCAGCAGCTCTACGCCAAGGCGGGATTCCGGGTAGTCGGCCGTTACCTCTACCGGCAGGAACGGCCAAAGCGGCACCTGACCGGCTGCTGA
- the aspS gene encoding aspartate--tRNA ligase, with protein sequence MLRTHDLGSLRSEHIGQTVTLAGWVGRRRDHGGVAFVDLRDASGVAQVVVREEEIFHGLRNEYVLQITGTVSQRPEGNENPALATGAIEVVADKVVILNTSEPLPFQIDEHVEVGEEARLKHRYLDLRRPGPARNLRLRSEANRIARELLHQDGFVEIETPTLTRSTPEGARDFVVPARLAPGSWYALPQSPQLFKQLLQVGGFEKYYQIARCYRDEDFRADRQPEFTQLDIEASFVDQDDIIALGENIVKALWKLIDVEIPTPIQRITYADAMARYGSDKPDLRFGVELTELTEFFKDTGFGVFKAPYVGAVVMPGGASQPRRTLDGWQEFAKQRGHKGLAYVLFKEDGELAGPVAKNLTETERAGLAGAVGAKPGDCIFFAAGEKSAARALLGAARVEIGHRTGLIDPSAWAFCWVVDAPMFEPAAAAVASGDVAVGAGKWTAVHHAFTSPKPEFMDTFDKDPESALSYAYDIVCNGNEIGGGSIRIHERDVQERVFELMGLDREDAQTKFGFLLEGFKFGAPPHGGIAFGWDRVVALLAGVESIRDVIAFPKTGNGYDPLTQAPAPITAQQRKEAGVDFKPQTKPEEPKKAE encoded by the coding sequence GTGCTGCGCACACATGACCTCGGATCCCTTCGCTCCGAGCACATTGGACAAACCGTAACCCTGGCCGGCTGGGTGGGCCGCCGTCGTGATCACGGTGGTGTTGCATTCGTGGATCTGCGCGATGCGTCCGGCGTGGCCCAGGTTGTGGTCCGTGAGGAAGAGATCTTCCACGGTCTGCGCAACGAGTACGTCCTGCAGATCACCGGCACCGTCTCCCAGCGCCCCGAGGGCAACGAGAACCCCGCCCTGGCCACCGGCGCCATCGAGGTCGTGGCTGACAAGGTGGTTATCCTCAACACCTCCGAGCCGCTGCCGTTCCAGATCGATGAGCATGTGGAAGTCGGTGAGGAAGCCCGCCTGAAGCACCGCTACCTCGACCTGCGACGCCCCGGCCCCGCCCGGAACCTCCGGCTGCGCTCCGAAGCCAACCGGATTGCCCGCGAACTGCTCCACCAGGACGGTTTTGTTGAGATCGAGACGCCCACGCTGACGCGTTCGACGCCGGAAGGCGCCCGCGACTTTGTGGTCCCCGCCCGCCTGGCGCCGGGTTCCTGGTATGCGCTGCCGCAGTCCCCGCAGCTTTTCAAGCAGCTCCTGCAGGTGGGCGGCTTCGAGAAGTACTACCAGATCGCGCGCTGCTACCGCGACGAGGACTTCCGCGCCGACCGCCAGCCCGAATTCACCCAGCTGGACATCGAAGCCAGCTTCGTGGACCAGGACGACATCATTGCCCTGGGCGAAAACATCGTCAAGGCGCTGTGGAAGCTGATCGACGTCGAGATCCCCACGCCAATCCAGCGCATCACCTACGCAGACGCTATGGCGCGATATGGCTCGGACAAGCCCGATCTCCGTTTCGGCGTGGAGCTGACTGAGCTCACCGAATTCTTCAAGGACACCGGCTTCGGCGTCTTCAAGGCGCCGTATGTCGGCGCGGTGGTGATGCCCGGCGGCGCTTCCCAGCCGCGACGCACCCTGGACGGTTGGCAGGAGTTCGCCAAGCAGCGCGGCCACAAGGGCCTGGCATACGTCCTCTTCAAGGAAGACGGCGAACTGGCCGGCCCTGTTGCCAAGAACCTGACGGAAACCGAACGTGCAGGCCTCGCCGGTGCCGTGGGCGCCAAGCCGGGCGACTGCATCTTCTTCGCCGCCGGTGAGAAGTCAGCGGCCCGCGCCCTCCTGGGCGCTGCCCGCGTGGAGATCGGCCACCGCACCGGCCTGATCGATCCCAGCGCCTGGGCCTTCTGCTGGGTGGTTGACGCCCCCATGTTCGAACCGGCTGCCGCAGCGGTGGCATCCGGCGACGTGGCTGTTGGCGCCGGAAAGTGGACGGCCGTCCACCACGCCTTCACTTCGCCCAAGCCCGAGTTCATGGACACGTTCGACAAGGACCCGGAATCGGCTCTGTCCTACGCGTACGACATTGTCTGCAACGGCAACGAAATCGGCGGCGGCTCCATCCGTATCCACGAGCGTGACGTCCAGGAACGCGTATTCGAACTGATGGGCCTGGACCGTGAAGACGCCCAGACCAAGTTCGGCTTCCTGCTGGAAGGCTTCAAGTTCGGGGCACCTCCGCACGGCGGCATCGCGTTCGGCTGGGACCGCGTGGTGGCACTGCTGGCGGGCGTTGAGTCCATCCGCGACGTCATTGCCTTCCCGAAGACCGGCAACGGCTACGACCCCCTGACGCAGGCTCCCGCGCCGATCACGGCGCAGCAGCGCAAGGAAGCCGGCGTGGACTTCAAGCCCCAAACGAAACCGGAAGAGCCCAAAAAGGCCGAGTAA
- a CDS encoding APC family permease, whose product MSEHQQLQRRLGVFDATAIGLGSMLGAGVFVVFAPAAGLAGNSLVLAVLVAGAVAYCNAVASAELAARYPASGGTYVYGRKRLGEWPGFLAGWGFVSGKTASCAAMALTFGHYVSPSYAVPVAIAAVVALTAVNLFGITRTALLTRILLCVVLATLAFVAVAAIVGPHPSGGASASSSLAGGSGGIEGVLPAAGLMFFAFAGYARIATLGEEVKDPARTIPRAILAALTGAFVIYLGLALLLQNHLTEGRLAATTAPLLDAVLNSQLAAGAPLVQAGAAAACLGALLALITGVGRTTLAMARERDLPAPLARVGGKHTVPFVAELAVAAVVIFLILTTDVMTVVGFSSFGVLIYYAVTNAAAFTLEEHPAHGPRWLNVAGFLSCLLLAFTLPPASVLGMAAVLAAGAAGRFVVLRLRR is encoded by the coding sequence ATGTCCGAACACCAGCAGCTGCAACGGAGGCTGGGCGTGTTTGACGCCACGGCCATTGGCCTGGGCTCCATGCTCGGGGCCGGCGTTTTTGTGGTATTCGCCCCGGCCGCGGGGCTGGCCGGAAATTCCCTGGTCCTCGCTGTCCTGGTCGCGGGTGCCGTGGCCTACTGCAACGCGGTGGCCTCCGCAGAGTTGGCCGCACGGTATCCGGCCAGCGGCGGAACGTACGTGTACGGCCGGAAGCGGTTGGGAGAATGGCCGGGTTTCCTGGCCGGCTGGGGATTTGTCAGCGGCAAGACGGCCTCCTGCGCCGCCATGGCGCTGACGTTCGGCCACTACGTCTCACCGAGCTACGCAGTGCCGGTTGCCATCGCTGCGGTGGTTGCGCTGACGGCCGTGAACCTGTTTGGTATTACGCGTACAGCGCTCCTGACCAGGATCCTGCTGTGCGTTGTCCTGGCCACCCTGGCGTTTGTTGCCGTTGCCGCGATCGTGGGGCCGCATCCGTCCGGCGGGGCCTCCGCTAGCTCGTCCCTTGCTGGCGGTTCCGGGGGAATCGAGGGGGTGCTGCCGGCCGCCGGCCTGATGTTCTTCGCCTTCGCAGGCTACGCGCGCATCGCCACCCTGGGTGAGGAAGTCAAGGACCCGGCCAGGACCATTCCGCGTGCGATCCTGGCTGCCCTCACCGGCGCCTTCGTCATCTACCTGGGGTTGGCGCTGCTGCTCCAAAACCACTTAACCGAAGGCAGGCTGGCAGCCACTACGGCCCCGCTGCTGGACGCAGTGCTCAATTCGCAGCTCGCCGCCGGTGCGCCACTGGTGCAGGCCGGCGCGGCAGCCGCGTGTTTGGGTGCATTGCTCGCGCTTATCACCGGAGTCGGGCGCACCACCCTGGCCATGGCGCGGGAACGCGACCTGCCGGCGCCCCTGGCCCGGGTGGGCGGCAAGCACACGGTGCCCTTCGTGGCAGAACTGGCGGTGGCCGCCGTCGTGATCTTCCTGATCCTCACGACTGACGTGATGACGGTGGTGGGGTTCTCCAGCTTCGGCGTCCTCATCTACTACGCGGTGACGAACGCCGCGGCGTTCACCTTGGAGGAACACCCGGCCCACGGCCCGAGGTGGCTCAATGTGGCCGGCTTCCTCAGCTGCCTGCTGCTGGCCTTCACACTGCCGCCCGCGTCGGTGCTGGGGATGGCCGCCGTGCTGGCCGCCGGAGCGGCCGGCCGGTTCGTGGTGCTTCGGCTGCGCCGATAG
- the hisS gene encoding histidine--tRNA ligase, translated as MARTASLSGFPEWLPEERLVELHVLDTLRKVFELHGFASVETRAVETVGQLLRKGEIDKEVYGLSRLQDDDADTSDAGKTGKADPNALALHFDLTVPFARYVVENAGYLAFPFRRYQIQKVWRGERPQEGRAREFTQADIDVVGDGELPFRYDVEIALVIAEALSALPIPDFRLRINNRKLAEGFYRGIGLDDTAGVLRSIDKLEKIGAAKVAELLKTELGASDEQAQAALKLAGIRTEDTSFVAQVRALGVTNDLLEEGLNELEQVIEAAVQRAPGKVVADLSIARGLDYYTGTVVETVLVGHEQLGSICSGGRYDALASKGNRKFPGVGLSIGVTRLVSRILSQDLAKASRSVPTAVLVALTTDDSWGAAQDVAAQLRSRGIATEVAAKAEKFGKQIKFADRRGIPFVWFTDDDGRHQVKDIRSGEQADADPATWAPPSEDLKVQVITALEAAAAQPG; from the coding sequence ATGGCACGCACCGCCTCCCTGTCCGGATTCCCCGAGTGGCTTCCCGAGGAGCGGCTGGTGGAGTTGCACGTGCTGGACACGCTTCGTAAGGTTTTTGAGCTGCATGGCTTCGCGTCCGTCGAGACCCGTGCCGTGGAAACCGTGGGCCAGCTGCTCCGCAAGGGTGAGATTGATAAGGAGGTCTACGGCCTCAGCCGCCTTCAGGACGACGACGCCGACACCTCCGACGCCGGTAAGACCGGCAAAGCTGACCCCAACGCCCTCGCGCTCCACTTCGACCTCACGGTGCCTTTTGCGCGTTACGTCGTCGAGAACGCCGGGTACCTCGCGTTCCCGTTCCGGCGGTACCAGATCCAGAAAGTCTGGCGCGGGGAACGCCCCCAGGAAGGCCGGGCGCGCGAATTCACCCAGGCAGACATCGATGTGGTGGGCGACGGGGAGCTGCCGTTCCGCTATGACGTGGAGATAGCCCTGGTCATTGCCGAAGCCCTGAGCGCACTGCCGATTCCGGACTTCCGCCTGCGGATCAACAACCGCAAGCTTGCCGAGGGCTTCTACCGCGGCATTGGCCTGGACGACACCGCAGGCGTGCTCCGCAGCATCGACAAGCTGGAAAAGATCGGCGCCGCCAAGGTCGCAGAACTGCTCAAGACCGAACTGGGTGCCTCCGATGAGCAGGCGCAGGCAGCGCTGAAGCTGGCAGGAATCCGCACCGAGGACACCTCGTTTGTGGCCCAGGTCCGCGCGCTTGGCGTGACGAACGACCTCCTTGAGGAGGGCCTGAATGAGCTGGAACAGGTGATCGAGGCCGCCGTGCAGCGCGCGCCGGGCAAGGTTGTTGCCGACCTCAGCATCGCGCGCGGCCTGGACTACTACACCGGCACGGTGGTGGAGACGGTCCTGGTGGGCCACGAACAGCTCGGTTCCATCTGCTCCGGCGGCCGCTACGACGCATTGGCGAGCAAGGGCAACCGCAAGTTCCCCGGCGTCGGCCTCTCCATCGGAGTGACCCGGCTGGTGTCGCGCATCCTGAGCCAGGACCTGGCCAAGGCCTCCCGCTCCGTGCCCACCGCCGTGCTGGTGGCGCTCACCACTGACGACAGCTGGGGTGCAGCGCAGGACGTCGCTGCCCAGCTCCGCAGCCGGGGCATCGCAACCGAAGTGGCCGCCAAGGCAGAGAAGTTCGGCAAGCAGATCAAATTCGCGGACCGCCGCGGCATCCCGTTCGTCTGGTTCACCGATGACGACGGCAGGCACCAGGTCAAGGACATCCGGTCTGGCGAGCAGGCCGACGCCGACCCCGCAACCTGGGCGCCGCCGTCGGAAGACCTCAAGGTCCAGGTCATTACAGCACTCGAGGCGGCAGCCGCCCAGCCGGGCTGA